A window of Pirellula sp. SH-Sr6A contains these coding sequences:
- the wecC gene encoding UDP-N-acetyl-D-mannosamine dehydrogenase: protein MFDICVLGLGYIGLPTASIFATKGKKVLGVDVVPHVVQTINEGRIHIEEPDLDILVRAAVQSGNLTAATAPQPAATFIVAVPTPFHHGDGTNLPDLSFVEAATRSLAPVVKKGDLIILESTSPVGTTELMRDWLLDACGGQFTEEDFLFAHCPERILPGQMLKELVSNDRIAGGLTAEASEKAKELYETFCSAEIFTTDARTAEMAKLTENSYRDVNIAFANELSMVCDSLNIDVWELIQLANRHPRVKILQPGPGVGGHCIAVDPWFIVAACPDRARLIRTAREVNDSKPNHVIEQVKERAERFRKPVIACLGLAFKADVDDLRESPSLHIAEQLADLYGEELIVCEPHIQELPKSLIGKAKLEPADEAIKRADIVLLLVDHKPFKKLPKRILDQRVVIDTRGCWK from the coding sequence ATGTTTGATATCTGCGTTCTCGGTCTCGGTTATATCGGGCTTCCTACTGCCTCCATCTTTGCAACCAAAGGGAAGAAAGTCCTCGGGGTCGACGTGGTACCGCATGTTGTCCAGACGATCAACGAAGGACGGATCCATATCGAAGAACCTGATCTGGATATCCTCGTCCGCGCTGCAGTCCAAAGCGGAAATCTTACCGCCGCTACCGCCCCCCAACCTGCCGCCACCTTCATCGTCGCGGTCCCCACTCCCTTCCATCATGGCGATGGAACCAATTTGCCCGATCTCTCCTTCGTAGAAGCCGCTACCCGATCCCTCGCCCCTGTCGTGAAGAAAGGGGATCTCATCATCCTCGAATCGACAAGTCCCGTTGGGACAACCGAACTGATGCGGGACTGGCTGCTCGACGCGTGTGGAGGCCAATTCACCGAAGAGGATTTCCTCTTCGCCCACTGCCCGGAACGGATTCTCCCCGGCCAAATGCTCAAAGAACTGGTCTCGAACGATCGAATCGCTGGAGGACTCACCGCAGAAGCCTCCGAAAAGGCAAAGGAACTCTACGAAACCTTCTGCTCCGCCGAGATCTTCACCACCGACGCCCGCACCGCGGAAATGGCGAAACTGACCGAGAACTCCTACCGCGATGTGAATATTGCCTTCGCGAACGAACTCTCCATGGTCTGCGATTCTCTCAATATCGATGTCTGGGAATTGATCCAACTGGCCAACCGTCACCCTCGCGTGAAGATCTTGCAACCCGGCCCCGGAGTCGGGGGCCATTGCATCGCCGTCGACCCCTGGTTCATCGTCGCCGCTTGCCCCGATCGAGCCCGTCTCATTCGCACCGCTCGGGAAGTAAACGACTCCAAACCAAACCATGTGATCGAGCAAGTCAAAGAACGTGCCGAACGATTTCGCAAACCAGTCATCGCCTGCCTAGGCCTCGCCTTCAAAGCCGATGTCGACGACTTGCGTGAAAGCCCTTCGCTCCATATCGCCGAACAACTCGCGGACCTTTACGGCGAAGAGCTGATCGTGTGCGAACCGCATATCCAGGAGCTTCCCAAATCGCTCATCGGCAAGGCCAAACTGGAACCGGCCGATGAAGCGATCAAACGCGCCGATATCGTGTTGCTGTTGGTCGACCACAAGCCCTTCAAAAAACTCCCCAAACGTATCCTCGATCAACGCGTCGTCATCGACACCCGAGGATGCTGGAAATGA
- a CDS encoding bi-domain-containing oxidoreductase produces MLQVLQNLGNGQTMLEEVPVPAVSSGRLLIRTESTLISAGTEKMLVEFGKAGWLGKAKAQPEKVKQVLDKIKTDGLLPTLEAVFTKLGEPLPLGYCNAGTVVDIGSGVTEFQIGDRVVSNGPHAGFVSVPKNLCARIPDNVPSEEAAFTVLASIALQGIRLAAPTLGESVVVYGLGLIGLITVQLLRANGCHVIGIDIHPDRLKLARDFGAETIHGLECSDIGGMVHNLTQQRGADAVLITASAKSDDIVRHAAKSCRKRGRIVLVGVVGLQLNRSDFYEKELSFQVSCSYGPGRYDASYEEGGNDYPIGFVRWTEQRNFEAILQMLGRGQVSFTKLLTHRYPIDQAVAAYETIQKNPSSLGVLLEFPQDTPRTQTLSIAHASPSASSLSQVTAAAIGAGNFTRATLLPAMKGLPVRWKFVAGRSTPSEVQHTAKKFGFERATTDLTEVLSDPEINLVFLTTNHDSHAQLICRSLEAGKHVFVEKPLAITREQLDSVIATAANAPSCRLIVGFNRRFSPHTVRCKELLRGRTGPVAMQIMINAGSIPANHWVHDPLVGGGRIIGEACHFLDWMSYVTDSEIRIVSASQLAGGEAIHEDKMTINVTLEDGSIGNLCYFANGSKAYPKETYRVFSDDRVLEIDNFRVTHGYGFKGFRRFKTARQEKGHKEQFTGLLEALQGKRAFESDLGRYVNTTLASLAAVESASTHTTITHLV; encoded by the coding sequence ATGCTGCAAGTTTTGCAAAACCTCGGTAATGGACAAACGATGCTCGAAGAAGTTCCCGTGCCGGCGGTCTCCTCTGGCAGGCTCTTGATCCGCACGGAATCGACTCTTATCTCCGCAGGTACAGAGAAGATGCTGGTCGAGTTCGGGAAGGCAGGTTGGCTGGGGAAAGCCAAAGCGCAACCGGAGAAGGTCAAGCAGGTTCTCGACAAAATCAAAACCGATGGCTTGCTCCCCACCCTCGAAGCCGTATTCACCAAGCTTGGGGAACCCCTTCCACTCGGATACTGCAACGCGGGTACCGTCGTTGATATCGGCAGCGGTGTCACCGAATTTCAAATCGGCGACCGTGTGGTCTCGAATGGCCCGCATGCCGGCTTTGTCTCAGTACCTAAAAACCTATGCGCACGGATCCCGGATAATGTCCCTTCCGAGGAAGCCGCCTTTACGGTGCTGGCCAGTATCGCGCTGCAAGGGATCCGCCTTGCTGCCCCCACTCTGGGTGAATCGGTCGTGGTCTATGGATTGGGATTGATCGGCCTTATCACGGTTCAACTCCTTCGCGCCAATGGATGCCATGTCATCGGGATCGATATCCACCCGGACCGATTGAAGCTCGCACGCGACTTCGGTGCCGAAACGATTCACGGCCTGGAATGCAGTGATATCGGCGGCATGGTCCATAACCTCACGCAGCAACGCGGGGCCGATGCGGTCTTGATCACTGCTTCCGCCAAATCGGATGACATTGTCCGGCATGCCGCCAAGTCGTGCCGCAAACGAGGGCGTATCGTATTGGTGGGTGTCGTCGGACTTCAATTGAACCGAAGCGATTTCTACGAAAAGGAACTCTCTTTCCAAGTCTCCTGCTCCTATGGTCCCGGTCGCTACGACGCGTCGTACGAAGAGGGAGGGAACGACTATCCCATCGGATTTGTTCGTTGGACCGAGCAACGCAACTTCGAAGCGATCTTGCAGATGTTGGGGAGAGGGCAAGTTTCGTTCACCAAACTTCTCACGCACCGATATCCGATCGATCAAGCGGTCGCGGCCTACGAAACTATTCAAAAGAACCCTAGCTCGCTCGGGGTTCTCCTTGAATTTCCGCAGGACACTCCTCGAACACAGACCCTGTCGATCGCCCATGCGTCCCCCTCTGCATCGTCCCTCTCCCAGGTAACGGCAGCCGCGATCGGAGCAGGGAACTTCACACGCGCCACACTGTTGCCTGCGATGAAGGGGCTACCGGTCCGGTGGAAATTTGTCGCCGGACGTTCCACTCCCTCGGAAGTGCAGCATACGGCCAAGAAGTTTGGTTTTGAACGCGCAACAACCGATCTCACCGAAGTACTGTCGGATCCTGAAATCAATCTCGTCTTCCTCACCACGAATCACGATTCGCACGCCCAGCTCATCTGTCGATCGCTGGAGGCCGGGAAGCATGTCTTCGTGGAGAAGCCCTTAGCGATTACTCGCGAACAGCTCGACAGCGTCATTGCGACGGCGGCGAACGCGCCATCGTGCAGACTGATCGTCGGGTTCAACCGTCGGTTTAGTCCGCACACCGTTCGTTGCAAAGAACTGCTTCGGGGACGTACCGGTCCGGTAGCGATGCAGATCATGATCAACGCCGGGAGCATCCCTGCGAACCACTGGGTTCACGATCCCTTGGTCGGTGGCGGGCGGATCATCGGAGAAGCCTGTCACTTCCTCGACTGGATGAGTTATGTGACCGACAGCGAGATTCGAATCGTTTCCGCATCACAGCTGGCAGGCGGGGAAGCGATCCACGAGGACAAGATGACCATCAATGTTACATTGGAAGATGGCAGTATCGGCAACCTTTGCTACTTCGCCAATGGCAGCAAAGCCTATCCCAAAGAAACCTACCGCGTCTTTTCGGATGATCGGGTTCTGGAGATCGATAACTTCCGCGTGACCCACGGTTATGGGTTCAAGGGATTTCGAAGATTCAAAACAGCCCGGCAGGAG